AAGGAAAAGGGCGAACTTAATGAGGCCATAAATTGATTTATGGCCTCATTAAGTTCGCCCTTTTCCTTTAAAGCAACACCCAGATTTAGAAGCGCTGCAACAAAATCAGGTTTTATGCGCAATGCCTCGTGATAATGCCTGACAGCCGCATCAATTTTACCCTGCCCCGCCAAGGCCTCACCCAGTTTGGCGTGCACTATACAGTTATCAACAGTTACCTCAAGAGCATGTTCAAATAGAGTAACGCTGTTAGACCAGTATCTTATTTGTAACCGGGTCGTTATCATCATGATTGCAAGAATTGCTGCTATTGTTACTGTAAATCCAATTCTTCTGTAGCGCCATTTTGGCATAAAATCAGGAACTCCCCAGGCAATAATGACAAAAATACCGATAAGCGGCACATATGTGTACCTGTCAGCCATGCCTTGTGCTCCAACCTGGACCAGTCCAATCACAGGTACAAGAGTTCCGATATACCACAACCATCCCACTGCAAAATAAGGTTTTGTTCTAACCATCCGAAAAATAACAACCGGTACAACCACAAGCAACAACCCGGCTCCCGCAACCTTCCACAACAGTATAGATTTCTGGTATGGATAAAATACTGCAAGATTATTAGGCCAGATCATCTTCCCAATGTAGCTTACATAGGAAACTATAGCATTAGCAATCCTGTCATGGAATGGAATCGCAGCCAAAGAATTGACGGCTCCACCGCTTTTCTGAACAATGTAGGTCGTAACACTCGACACAGCCGATAAAAGGAATAAAGGTATTTTTTCCCAAACCAAACCGAAATCAAACGGCCTTTGTATAGAGTGGTTGCCATCTCCTGATGAACCGGATTGAAAGCGGTTTAATGGCCAATAGTCCAATAAAAGGAGTACAAACGGCAGGGTTACAAGCATCGGCTTGGTCATAAGGCCTAAAATAAACAGAAAAAGAAGCAGCAAATATCTGCAGACGCCGGGCCGTTCAACATATCGCAGGTAACCCCATAGACTCAGCATCCAGAAAAAAGTGCTTAAAACATCTTTTCGCTCTGAAATCCAGGCAACCGATTCCACATGAAGAGGATGTAGTGCAAACAGGGCAGCAACAAAACCGCTCTGCCATAATTTCCCGGTCATCCTCATGAAAACAAGAAACAGCAACAAGCTGTTCAGTATATGGAGAAGAACATTTGTCAGATGATGCCGGCCCGGGTTCATCCCGTAAAGCTGACAGTCCAACATGTGAGATATCCATGTTAATGGGTGCCAGTTGCTCGCTTGTACAGCAGTGAAAGACCATGTTATGCTTTCTAAAGTCAATCCAGCCTGTACATTATGATTTTGAGTGACATACTGAGAATCATCGTAATTAACAA
This genomic window from Candidatus Desulfatibia profunda contains:
- a CDS encoding tetratricopeptide repeat protein, whose translation is MNNTDKHRIVNIRYDFLVCLFLVIAILAVYWQVRNYSFVNYDDSQYVTQNHNVQAGLTLESITWSFTAVQASNWHPLTWISHMLDCQLYGMNPGRHHLTNVLLHILNSLLLFLVFMRMTGKLWQSGFVAALFALHPLHVESVAWISERKDVLSTFFWMLSLWGYLRYVERPGVCRYLLLLFLFILGLMTKPMLVTLPFVLLLLDYWPLNRFQSGSSGDGNHSIQRPFDFGLVWEKIPLFLLSAVSSVTTYIVQKSGGAVNSLAAIPFHDRIANAIVSYVSYIGKMIWPNNLAVFYPYQKSILLWKVAGAGLLLVVVPVVIFRMVRTKPYFAVGWLWYIGTLVPVIGLVQVGAQGMADRYTYVPLIGIFVIIAWGVPDFMPKWRYRRIGFTVTIAAILAIMMITTRLQIRYWSNSVTLFEHALEVTVDNCIVHAKLGEALAGQGKIDAAVRHYHEALRIKPDFVAALLNLGVALKEKGELNEAINQFMASLSSPFS